In Bos mutus isolate GX-2022 chromosome 10, NWIPB_WYAK_1.1, whole genome shotgun sequence, a single window of DNA contains:
- the FOS gene encoding protein c-Fos, translated as MMFSGFNADYEASSSRCSSASPAGDSLSYYHSPADSFSSMGSPVNAQDYCTDLAVSSANFIPTVTAISTSPDLQWLVQPTLVSSVAPSQTRAPHPYGVPTPSAGAYSRAGVMKTMTGGRAQSIGRRGKVEQLSPEEEEKRRIRRERNKMAAAKCRNRRRELTDTLQAETDQLEDEKSALQTEIANLLKEKEKLEFILAAHRPACKIPDDLGFPEEMSVASLDLSGGLPEAATPESEEAFTLPLLNDPEPKPSVEPVKSVGSMELKAEPFDDYMFPASSRPSGSETARSVPDMDLSGSFYAADWEPLHGGSLGMGPMATELEPLCTPVVTCTPSCTTYTSSFVFTYPEADSFPSCAAAHRKGSSSNEPSSDSLSSPTLLAL; from the exons ATGATGTTCTCTGGCTTCAACGCCGACTACGAGGCATCCTCCTCCCGCTGCAGCAGCGCCTCCCCGGCCGGGGACAGTCTCTCCTACTACCACTCACCGGCCGACTCCTTCTCCAGCATGGGTTCTCCCGTCAATGCGCAG GACTACTGCACCGATCTGGCCGTCTCCAGTGCCAACTTCATCCCAACAGTGACTGCCATCTCGACCAGCCCGGACCTACAATGGCTAGTACAGCCCACCCTAGTCTCCTCCGTGGCCCCGTCCCAGACCAGAGCCCCCCACCCCTATGGAGTCCCTACTCCCTCAGCTGGGGCTTACTCCAGGGCTGGAGTCATGAAAACcatgacaggaggcagagctcagagcATTGGCCGGAGGGGCAAGGTAGAACAG ttgtccccagaagaagaagagaaaaggcgAATCCGAAGGGAAAGGAATAAGATGGCTGCAGCCAAATGCCGGAACCGGAGGAGGGAGCTGACTGACACCCTCCAAGCG GAGACAGACCAACTAGAAGATGAGAAGTCGGCTTTGCAGACAGAGATTGCCAATCTgctgaaggagaaggaaaaactcGAGTTCATCCTAGCGGCTCACCGACCTGCCTGCAAGATCCCCGatgacctgggcttcccagaagagatgtctgtggcttctcttgatctGAGTGGGGGCCTGCCTGAGGCTGCCACCCCTGAATCTGAGGAGGCCTTCACCCTGCCACTCCTCAATGACCCTGAGCCCAAGCCCTCAGTGGAGCCCGTCAAGAGCGTCGGCagcatggagctgaaggctgagCCCTTTGATGACTACATGTTCCCAGCATCATCCAGGCCCAGCGGCTCGGAGACCGCCCGCTCTGTGCCAGACATGGACCTGTCTGGTTCCTTCTATGCAGCAGACTGGGAGCCCCTGCATGGTGGCTCCCTGGGGATGGGGCCTATGGCCACGGAGCTGGAGCCCCTGTGCACCCCGGTGGTCACCTGTACTCCCAGCTGCACTACTTACACGTCTTCCTTCGTCTTCACCTACCCTGAGGCTgactccttccccagctgtgcgGCTGCCCACCGCaagggcagcagcagcaacgagCCTTCCTCTGACTCGCTCAGCTCACCCACGCTGCTGGCCCTGTGA